One Kosmotoga arenicorallina S304 genomic window carries:
- the lpdA gene encoding dihydrolipoyl dehydrogenase, with amino-acid sequence MEKFDVVVIGGGPGGSDCAIRLAQRGKKVAIVEQKFFGGTCTNVGCIPTKALLHASGLYAGIKERGKRLGLSGELSFDLNGMKKHMERSVMMSRKGTEALLKKNGVSIIKGTACFDKDSFYIEESGELLKGEYFVVATGSKPRIPEPLKVEGLWSSDDVFTMESIPESIVIIGGGVIGIEMATLFSNLGSSVTVVEMMNRLLPAEDIDVSKTIEKSLSRRGIKILLSTVVEKIEKQEKFNIVLNDKSELVSDRVLVSIGREPVIPRGLEKALSTERGAIVTDENFRSSIPNILAIGDVRGKVMLAHVASAEGIAVAEKLSGKESEIAFNAFPSVVYSTPEVASVGIKEGESGLKKGLRSFIFPMSANGRANTMGEREGFVKLIVNDKNIIVGGSLIGAHVSEIMMEVVLAVKKGLTLEDLTSTIHPHPTIAEAIRDAAEGLEGNPLHI; translated from the coding sequence ATGGAGAAATTCGATGTCGTGGTTATCGGCGGAGGCCCGGGTGGAAGTGATTGTGCCATAAGACTTGCCCAGCGCGGTAAAAAAGTGGCTATTGTGGAACAAAAGTTTTTTGGGGGTACCTGTACAAATGTTGGTTGTATACCCACAAAGGCTTTGCTGCACGCTTCTGGGCTTTACGCCGGGATCAAGGAAAGGGGAAAGCGTCTTGGCCTTTCAGGTGAGCTTTCTTTTGACCTTAATGGCATGAAGAAGCACATGGAGCGTTCCGTCATGATGTCTCGCAAAGGAACAGAGGCGTTGCTGAAGAAGAATGGCGTATCTATTATAAAAGGAACTGCCTGTTTTGATAAAGATAGTTTTTACATTGAAGAATCCGGAGAGCTGTTGAAAGGAGAATATTTTGTTGTCGCAACCGGTTCAAAGCCTAGAATTCCGGAGCCTCTTAAAGTTGAAGGCTTATGGAGTTCAGATGATGTGTTTACTATGGAAAGTATTCCGGAGAGCATCGTAATAATTGGTGGAGGTGTTATCGGTATAGAAATGGCAACGTTGTTTTCAAATCTTGGAAGTTCTGTCACCGTAGTTGAAATGATGAATCGTCTTCTGCCTGCGGAAGATATTGATGTGTCAAAGACAATAGAAAAATCTTTATCCCGCAGGGGTATCAAAATACTTCTTTCAACAGTTGTCGAAAAGATTGAAAAGCAAGAGAAATTCAACATAGTTCTGAATGACAAATCAGAACTGGTATCGGATAGAGTTCTGGTTTCAATTGGAAGAGAACCTGTAATCCCACGGGGTCTTGAAAAAGCACTTTCCACCGAGCGTGGTGCGATTGTAACAGATGAGAATTTCAGAAGCAGTATCCCGAACATCCTGGCAATTGGTGATGTTCGAGGGAAAGTAATGCTTGCACATGTAGCCAGCGCTGAAGGGATAGCTGTTGCAGAGAAATTGTCCGGCAAAGAATCAGAAATAGCCTTTAACGCTTTCCCGTCAGTGGTTTATTCAACGCCTGAAGTGGCTTCTGTGGGAATTAAAGAAGGAGAAAGTGGTTTAAAAAAAGGGCTTAGGAGCTTCATCTTTCCCATGAGCGCAAATGGAAGGGCAAATACAATGGGTGAACGAGAAGGCTTTGTGAAACTAATCGTAAATGATAAAAACATCATTGTTGGAGGAAGCCTTATAGGTGCACATGTAAGCGAAATAATGATGGAAGTGGTCCTGGCTGTAAAGAAAGGCTTAACGCTTGAAGACCTTACTAGTACAATACATCCACACCCCACTATTGCCGAAGCCATTAGAGATGCAGCTGAAGGACTGGAAGGAAATCCACTGCATATTTAA
- a CDS encoding alkaline phosphatase family protein encodes MLDENNMLPDYNERAISNFSSGLVAHFCGSSVCEPFPFTKHNIDLSGIDSVVVFIIDALRYATVEKLLDRGNFEIINKSSLIYMTSVFPSTTTAALTSYFTGVPPATHGMLGYTLYLKEYGSIVNMIEFTPLYQERDSLSRIGFDPLKFLPVQTIFQQLHENGVKGYLITSKSFVNTGLSRMHSNGGHLKGVYGIGDTFEELHSILKSGSHESLTFIYWGLIDTYGHRYGPDSKAYELESYWLLKIIEEFFVRIRKKGVAFFIVSDHGQIITPWKEEVWWSRYDSDIYNLLYALPTGEHRAVYLHTHYPGKLKDVIEKKYPGKFKVLLREKALELNLFGGTPQQDFLNRIGEVIVIPEKDSAFCFKYTGQEHSMKGRHGGLSYDEMKIPIIYMKK; translated from the coding sequence ATGCTTGACGAAAACAATATGCTGCCAGATTATAATGAAAGAGCCATTTCCAACTTCTCTTCGGGATTGGTAGCGCATTTTTGTGGAAGCAGCGTTTGTGAACCTTTTCCTTTTACCAAGCACAACATTGACCTTTCGGGTATTGATAGTGTTGTTGTTTTTATCATTGATGCCCTGAGGTACGCTACAGTCGAAAAATTGCTTGATAGAGGGAATTTTGAAATCATTAATAAATCCAGCCTGATCTATATGACTTCAGTATTTCCCTCAACAACCACAGCTGCTTTAACGAGTTATTTTACGGGAGTTCCACCGGCCACCCATGGTATGCTCGGATATACGCTTTATTTGAAAGAATATGGTTCTATTGTAAATATGATAGAATTCACCCCGCTTTATCAGGAGAGGGATTCTCTCAGCCGCATAGGTTTTGACCCGCTGAAATTCCTGCCCGTTCAGACGATTTTTCAACAGTTGCACGAAAATGGCGTAAAGGGTTATCTCATCACTTCAAAGAGCTTTGTTAATACAGGATTATCCCGCATGCACAGCAATGGTGGGCATCTAAAAGGGGTATACGGGATTGGGGATACTTTTGAAGAGCTTCATTCCATTTTGAAATCAGGATCACACGAAAGCCTTACTTTTATCTATTGGGGGCTAATTGACACTTATGGACACAGATATGGCCCCGATTCAAAAGCCTATGAGCTGGAATCGTATTGGTTATTGAAAATTATTGAAGAATTTTTTGTGAGAATCAGGAAGAAGGGGGTAGCCTTTTTTATTGTCTCAGACCACGGTCAAATAATTACACCATGGAAAGAAGAGGTATGGTGGTCGCGGTATGATAGTGATATATACAATTTGCTCTACGCACTGCCAACTGGAGAACATCGTGCCGTATACCTGCACACTCATTATCCGGGAAAATTGAAAGATGTCATTGAAAAAAAATACCCGGGTAAATTCAAAGTTCTCTTGAGGGAAAAGGCACTGGAGTTAAATCTCTTCGGTGGAACGCCTCAACAGGACTTTTTAAACAGAATTGGCGAAGTTATTGTAATTCCTGAAAAAGACAGTGCTTTTTGCTTTAAATACACAGGGCAAGAGCATTCCATGAAAGGAAGGCATGGTGGGCTTTCATATGATGAGATGAAAATCCCGATTATATATATGAAAAAATGA